A stretch of the Epinephelus fuscoguttatus linkage group LG2, E.fuscoguttatus.final_Chr_v1 genome encodes the following:
- the blzf1 gene encoding golgin-45 has protein sequence MTAAVRGSASVPIRGAGDGMETEKPPAVLEIITDTLPPGPPAIPLLKVASPKHSPISTYPAPPAAPQPLGVLHLGKVSREACTEVEAVRIIVPRAAISRSSRAGPGEGKGENGQQAEEQGSPPLPLVEDWRGQLEKLQNSERRLLQDKEGLSNQLRVQTEVNRELKKLLVASVGDDLQYHFERMSREKNQLILENEALGRSLAHTAEQLERMSIQCDVWRSKFLASRVMAEELTNARAALQRQTREAQGAIQDLLLEREEFSRDMLHTHRSLEQLLVSLQWGRQQTYYPSAQPLSTGELAAANHKLADAINSHLLGNTTTPSSSSSSSSSVVKSSSATAEQLCSTPAEKMAEKVLKILDPISCSENKADPPLSDSTPSNFLGNKKSIGRFHPYTRYENITFNCCERCSGDILVL, from the exons ATGACTGCTGCCGTGAGAG GCTCTGCCAGCGTGCCTATCCGAGGCGCAGGCGATGGCATGGAAACTGAAAAACCTCCCGCCGTCCTGGAGATAATCACAGACACACTGCCACCAGGTCCGCCTGCAATTCCCCTCCTGAAAGTGGCAAGCCCAAAACACAGCCCCATATCTACCTATCCTGCTCCCCCTGCTGCCCCTCAGCCTCTCGGCGTGCTCCACTTGGGCAAGGTGAGTCGGGAGGCCTGCACAGAGGTGGAAGCTGTCAGGATCATCGTCCCACGTGCTGCTATTAGCCGGAGCAGCCGCGCAGGACCTGGTGAAGGGAAAGGGGAGAATGGGCAACAGGCTGAGGAGCAGGGCTCTCCCCCGTTGCCTCTGGTGGAGGATTGGAGAGGACAGCTGGAGAAGCTGCAGAACTCTGAACGCAGGCTGCTGCAGGACAAGGAAGGGCTTTCCAATCAGCTCCGTGTGCAGACGGAG GTGAACCGTGAGCTGAAGAAACTGCTGGTGGCGTCAGTGGGTGATGACCTTCAGTACCATTTTGAACGTATGTCGCGAGAGAAGAACCAACTGATTCTGGAGAATGAGGCTCTGGGCCGCAGCCTGgcacacacagcagagcagcTGGAGCGAATGAGTATCCAGTGTGACGTTTGGAGGAGCAAGTTCCTGGCCAGCAG AGTCATGGCAGAGGAGCTGACAAATGCCAGAGCAGCTCTGCAGAGACAGACCAGAGAGGCACAAGGAGCAATTCAGGACCTGCTGTTAGAGAGAGAAGAGTTCTCCAGGGACATGTTACACACTCACAG ATCTCTGGAGCAGCTCCTGGTGTCCCTGCAGTGGGGCCGACAGCAGACGTACTACCCCAGCGCACAGCCGCTCAGCACAGGAGAACTggcagcagccaatcacaagCTAGCAGACGCCATCAACTCCCACCTGCTGGGGAACACCACCacccccagcagcagcagcagcagcagcagcagcgtggtGAAGAGCAGCAGTGCAACAGctgagcagctctgcagcactcCGGCGGAAAAGATGGCTGAGAAG GTGCTGAAGATTTTAGATCCAATCTCCTGCTCAGAAAACAAGGCAGACCCTCCGCTCAGTGACTCCACCCCCTCAAACTTTCTCGGCAATAAGAAGAGCATCGGCAGGTTTCACCCTTACACCCGCTATGAGAACATTACTTTTAACTGCTGCGAGCGCTGCAGTGGAGACATCCTGGTGCTGTAG
- the trmt10c gene encoding tRNA methyltransferase 10 homolog C: MLRLFTAQSFSELWKCSHFVASCVAKRRGMSLLPLSSAGDHRLHIHARHFTTGTPAWKDALHPNRDDSEDIHTLDVDKWKSVMRAQAASEEKRVTDDEEASDGDDDDDNLTDADLKGSSSLEATRDLVAMWRLAGKLVPQEMTDEEVQTLADLTTKSARKKYLKYLALKEGHKRARKKKQEQKKVEREQRRLNDSDGDKEKRQLKNTLFLQFWDRSLDKHLAWRSAQAMLFGQPLVFDMSYASNMGRRELENTVSQLLEVEAWNRRAVEPYHLHFCNLQTDGAYHKELVKRYGAETWDRLLITSSEQQHVDLFPHEQLVYLTADSRNVLRKYDHSKVYIIGALVDRTIQSGLSLANAKRLNLATARLPLDEYLHWETGAKTLTLDQMIRIMLTIKDTGKWEEALKFVPQRKYDGFHKQETQQENNRARGFTDHRQKQNSVKPLRFGERNSESTFKNEGQSLHRPNKESGFTNQPARTRVRTSFKSNMEGRRGAGKGKMWWDDE; the protein is encoded by the coding sequence ATGTTACGTCTCTTCACTGCTCAGAGTTTTTCTGAACTCTGGAAATGCAGTCATTTTGTTGCATCCTGTGTTGCCAAGAGGCGAGGCATGAGTTTACTCCCACTCAGCAGCGCCGGTGACCACCGACTACACATCCATGCTCGCCACTTCACCACTGGGACCCCAGCTTGGAAAGACGCCCTCCATCCCAACAGAGATGACTCCGAGGACATACACACACTCGATGTGGACAAATGGAAATCTGTGATGAGAGCCCAAGCGgcgtcagaggagaaacgagtcACGGATGATGAGGAGGcaagtgatggtgatgatgatgatgataaccTCACAGATGCGGATTTAAAGGGCAGTTCATCACTGGAGGCAACTCGAGATCTGGTTGCGATGTGGCGGCTGGCTGGGAAGCTTGTACCTCAAGAGATGACTGATGAAGAGGTTCAGACGCTGGCAGATCTCACCACAAAGTCCGCCAGGAAGAAGTACCTGAAGTACCTGGCCTTAAAGGAGGGCCACAAAAGGGCCCGTAAGAAGAAGCAGGAGCAGAAGAAGGTAGAGAGGGAGCAGAGAAGATTAAATGACAGTGATGGtgacaaagagaaaagacagcttaaaaacacattgttccTCCAATTCTGGGACCGCTCCCTGGACAAGCACCTGGCCTGGAGGAGCGCCCAGGCCATGCTGTTCGGTCAGCCGCTGGTGTTTGACATGAGCTATGCTTCCAACATGGGCAGGCGGGAGTTGGAGAACACGGTGTCCCAGCTGCTGGAGGTGGAAGCGTGGAATCGGCGTGCCGTTGAACCCTACCACCTCCACTTTTGCAACCTGCAGACGGACGGGGCCTATCACAAAGAGCTGGTCAAACGATACGGTGCAGAAACCTGGGACCGCCTGCTCATCACCAGCTCTGAGCAGCAGCATGTGGACCTGTTCCCCCATGAGCAGCTCGTGTACCTCACTGCAGACTCCCGAAATGTTCTCCGTAAGTATGACCACTCCAAGGTCTACATCATCGGCGCTCTAGTTGACCGGACGATCCAGTCGGGCTTGTCGTTGGCCAACGCCAAGCGCCTGAATCTTGCCACAGCCCGTTTACCACTGGATGAGTACCTCCATTGGGAGACAGGAGCCAAAACTCTGACTCTGGACCAGATGATCCGCATCATGCTCACTATTAAGGACACGGGGAAATGGGAGGAGGCGTTGAAGTTTGTGCCTCAGAGGAAGTATGATGGCTTCCATAAACAAGAGACACAGCAAGAGAATAACAGAGCCAGGGGGTTCACAGATCACAGGCAGAAACAGAACAGTGTCAAGCCATTACGATTTGGAGAAAGAAACAGTGAGAGCACGTTTAAAAATGAGGGACAAAGTCTTCACAGGCCCAACAAAGAATCTGGGTTCACAAACCAGCCAGCTAGAACCAGAGTACGGACATCATTTAAGAGCAACATGGAGGGAAGAAGAGGTGCAGGCAAAGGCAAGATGTGGTGGGACGACGAGTGA